The Deltaproteobacteria bacterium genome segment TCCCTGAAACGTATCCGTCTTGCCATGGAACTTCAAAGTATAGGGGATAGGCTTTGTTTTGTCAATCATTAAAGGGAAAAGGGGCGGCCCTCAACGTCGAAAAGCCTGGCGCGGCGGTCGGCGGTATGCTACAATATAACGCCGCGGACGCGCGGCGAGGCTTGCCATATGTGTTTTACCAGCAAAAAGGGAAACAACAAGAACCACCCGGTGGAGAAGACGAGGCGGCGTTTCAGGCTCATCTACCTGAAGGCGCTGCGCCTCGACGACCCGCCGCACGCCATCGCCACGGGCGCCGCCATCGGTGTCTTCATGGGCATACTCCCCACCTTCGGCCTCGGCATAATACTGGCCGTCGTCATCGCCGCCCTCGTGAAGGCCAACAAGGCGTCGGCAGTGCTCGGCAGCCTCATCATGAACCCCCTGACGACACCGCTCTTCTGGACGCTGAGCGCCTTCGTGGGGAGCCTCGTCTTCTGGGAGGACAGCTCCGCCATACTGGAGAGACTCCGGGGCGGCGCTCTCATGGACGGACTCGGCTGGGCCGGTCTCGTCTACATGACTGGAAATATCATCGTCTCCACCGTCTTCTCGGTCCTCACCTACTGGCTCCTGAAGAAGGCCGTCGAACGCCACCGCGCCAGGAAGGCCGCAAGGCGCACCGCAAAGGCGGCCCGCCGCAAAACACACCTCAGACTCGTCAAGTAGTCCGGCGCCGAGGAAGACCCTGATTAACCGCCCCGGCGGAACCGTGGGTCTATGACCCTTTAGGAAACTCTGACTTATTGCACTGAGGGAATTTTTTTGTGAAAGGGTTCCCTCAGACTCCCTCCAAAAACTTTTAACGCCCTGCGGATCATCCAGATTTTGCTTGCAAAATCTGGATGATCCGCAGGGAATTGAAAGTCTTTGAAGGGGGCTGGGGGAAACGTGGGCCTATGGCCCTTCTACAGAAAGTTTCCCCCAGCGTAATTAATCGGAGGCTCCCTCAGAGACCGGCCGCCCTCAGCGGCGGAAGACGTTGTAGAAGCAGAAGACGACGAGACAGACGACCGCCCCCCACGACGCGGAGAGAAAGAGCCATCCCTTCCAGCTCACGGGGACCTCCTTTTGCCCCAGGCCCGCTTGACGGCCACGATGTGGGCCATGAGCAGTGCGGCGAGGAAGGTCCTTGTGACCCACACGCCGACCCCCTCCTTTGCAATCACGCCGGGCAGCTGTTCGTAACCCCACGCTACGAGTATGACCATGAGGAAGGCGGGGGTCACGTACTTCATGATGTAGAAGAAGACCCTGGGTATCCGTATGCGGGCGCCCCGGTTTATCTCGGCCCAGGCCTTTTCGGCGCCGAAGACCCAGAAGAAGACAATGACCTCGAAGAGGGCGAGGATGACGAGCCCGAAGGTGCCGGCCCAGAAGTCCATCTCGTCGAGGCTGCCGTCGAGGAAGATGGGCAGGTGGGCGGAGAGGAAGAAGAATATCCCCATGCAGACGACCGAGCGCCGCCGCGTCCAGCCGAACTCGTCTTCGAGAAAGGCCACGGCCGGCTGCGAGAGCGCCACTATGGAGGTGAGTCCCGCGAAGAAGAGCAGAAGGAACCAGAGGAAGCCGAAGACCTGCCCCGCCGGCATGTGGGAGAAGATGGCGGGCATGCTTATGAAGCCGAGCTGGAAGGCGCCGCCCGAGGCGACCTCCCTTGCGCCCTCCACGCCGAAGAATATGACGGCCGAGGTGATGGCGATGGTGGAGCCGAAGACGATCTCGGCGAACTCGTTGAGGCTTGCCGTGGAGAGTCCGTCAAGCGCTATGTCCTCGTCCTTTTTCACGTAGCTTGCGTATGTGAGAATGGCCCCCAGCCCCAGCGAGAGGGTGAAGAAGACCTGTCCGGCGGCGGCGAGCCAGACCTTGCTGCTGAGAAGGCCGCTGAGGTCGGGCTCCCATAGGAATGCGAGCCCCTCGGCCGTCGAGACCGAGCGGCTCGTCGGCGACTCCATGGTGAGGACCCTCACGAAGAGGATGAGCGCCATTATGAAAAGGGCCGGCACGGCCGCCTTGTTGAGCCGTTCTATGCCGCCGGCCACCCCCTTTTCGAGGATGAAGAAACCCACGAGGAGCGTCAGCGCGAATATGAGGTATGCCGCGGGTGTTGGCGTGAGCCAGGTGCCGCCGCCGGCGCCTATGTAGTCGCCGAGATATGCCCGGTAGGGAGCCAGATATTGCTGTGGGGTGACGGCGCCGGCCGCCGCCTCGGGTCCCGGGTAGAGGCCCAGCAGCGAGGCGATGCTGAAAGAGAGCGTCCAGGAGCAGATGTAGGTATAGTATACGAGGATGACCAGCGGCAGGAAGATGCCCAGTATGCCCACGTACTTGGCCGCGCGGTGCTTCCAGAGGGCGTCGAATATGCCCGGCGCCGTGCCGTGGCCCAGG includes the following:
- a CDS encoding DUF2062 domain-containing protein, with translation MCFTSKKGNNKNHPVEKTRRRFRLIYLKALRLDDPPHAIATGAAIGVFMGILPTFGLGIILAVVIAALVKANKASAVLGSLIMNPLTTPLFWTLSAFVGSLVFWEDSSAILERLRGGALMDGLGWAGLVYMTGNIIVSTVFSVLTYWLLKKAVERHRARKAARRTAKAARRKTHLRLVK
- a CDS encoding sodium:calcium symporter codes for the protein MGDEARRREQWGSRIGLILAMAGNAIGLGNFLRFPVQAAENGGGAFMIPYFISFLVLGIPLMWIEWGMGRYGGTLGHGTAPGIFDALWKHRAAKYVGILGIFLPLVILVYYTYICSWTLSFSIASLLGLYPGPEAAAGAVTPQQYLAPYRAYLGDYIGAGGGTWLTPTPAAYLIFALTLLVGFFILEKGVAGGIERLNKAAVPALFIMALILFVRVLTMESPTSRSVSTAEGLAFLWEPDLSGLLSSKVWLAAAGQVFFTLSLGLGAILTYASYVKKDEDIALDGLSTASLNEFAEIVFGSTIAITSAVIFFGVEGAREVASGGAFQLGFISMPAIFSHMPAGQVFGFLWFLLLFFAGLTSIVALSQPAVAFLEDEFGWTRRRSVVCMGIFFFLSAHLPIFLDGSLDEMDFWAGTFGLVILALFEVIVFFWVFGAEKAWAEINRGARIRIPRVFFYIMKYVTPAFLMVILVAWGYEQLPGVIAKEGVGVWVTRTFLAALLMAHIVAVKRAWGKRRSP